The following is a genomic window from Sutcliffiella horikoshii.
TAAAGAAAAATACATTGGTTAATAAGAAAGTTGCAGTGGTTTATGAAGAGTTCTCTGAGAATGTAGTGTTAAATCAAATTATTAAAGCGACACTCATTTACCTATCGCGATCAAATAAAATAAATCAAATAATTCGTAGATTATTTCACGAATTGCTACCTTATTATACAGAGGTATCAGATGTAGAGCTAGATTTGATGCTATGGAAAAATGTTAGATATAACCGCCAAAACATTCGTTATCAATTTATTGTAGATTTATGAGCAGTTATTATTTGATGAAAGCTCTACTTCTCAAAAGATGAAAGCGGTTCAAGACGAACAAAGATTATCGTCTTTATATGAAAAGTTCATCTATCTCTTGATTTACAACAAAAATTTAGTGGCATAAAGGAAAACTTACTAGCATATGCTAATCAATTTTTTACATAGTTTTATAAATTCGTTTTATCTAGGAAGCGCGGGACGGGCTTGCGCTTTCTTCGGATTAGGAAGGAAACAGTAGAATCGTCCGGGCGCTTCCCAGTTCTTTAAGGAGAGAGATTCGAAATGCGAATGAAATGTTTGTGTTTAACCGACCATAATGGATATGAGATTCCAATTAAACAAATCGAGCATCAGAGATAGCATCAGGAAAAGTGAAAGAATTCATGAGAAAAACATAAAAAAATTAAAAGAATCTCATAGAACACCTAAGTGAATCACCATTAATCCGGAAGCAACGGGGCGGTTCTATCTATTAGAAAGGGACGATGAAGAAATGGTTACAGAAATCCAACTAAATGATACTAAAATTAATATCACACGATATGATGAAAAAAAGATAGAAGGTAAAACTCAGATATCGTTTACTTTTTA
Proteins encoded in this region:
- a CDS encoding 5-methylcytosine restriction system specificity protein McrC codes for the protein MVNKKVAVVYEEFSENVVLNQIIKATLIYLSRSNKINQIIRRLFHELLPYYTEVSDVELDLMLWKNVRYNRQNIRYQFIVDL